GGCCGGCCGCTTGGGAGCCCCGGGTCCCAGCCCCAGCTGTCGTGGGCCATCCCTTGCCGTTTCTAGGCCCCAATATGCTCATCTGCAAAGGGGCCTCCTTAAATGAGGTCTAGGGGCCTTCCGATGGTACAAAGTCTTTGTGTGCCAGAGGAAACATTAGGGCTGAAGAAATAGAATAACATAGAATAACATAGAAAGGTTGGAAAGAAAGGCATTGCTCCAGTGGGGCCACAAAGGGTGACCTGTCGGGCCCCTTCATTAAGAGGAATGATAATCTGTGTAAAACACAGTCCCTGATCTCAAGGAATCTGGTGCCTGGTGCTCTTGTGTGGCTGACTGAAACAATCGGTTGGGTGTAAGTCTGAAATAAAGTGAGCcgacccccccccgcccccagcctttttttttttttttaaaggagcgcCAGAAATCTTTTTGCCATCAGCCTCCTACTGTCCCTCCTCACATCACTGAGACTGTTAAACTATCTCACTCCCTTCCTTCTGTGGACCTTCATCTTAATTCaggatcttttttaaatttttttttattttgatttggaaGCTTCCTGTGCCCCAATAGCCAAGCCAAGGGGACTCAGCTGAATTGAGCTTGTCGAATACCAATAGCATTCGAGGCCCCGTACAGCGAAGCAGGGCTGCGTTATGACTTCTGTGGGCCCGAGGCGCTAGTAAGATGCATGCTTGGGGACAGAAACATCTCCGAGGGGGTAGATAGGGATCTGAGGGGTCGGATGATCCTCGTGCCTGACCCGTTCCTCTTCTGAACTCACTTTCTATACCACCGATGGCTGCCGTGAGGCGAGTCTGCTTTTCAGAAACAGCTTGTGAAATCAGCctcattacattttgtttttctttttgagagacagagagactgagagccggggaggggccgagggagagggagagagagaatcctaagagaCTCCATGCctagcgtggagcctgattcggggttcgatctcacgaccctaagatcacggcctgagcccaaatcaagagtaggaggcttaactgactgagccacccaggtgccttgcgGCCTCATTACCCTCTAGTCATACCTTTATGCGGAGTGGGCAGAACACGTGTTTGAACCACTTTCTAATTATTCTCCAAGGAGCCAAACTGGCCTCCCAAGCCAGGGTCTGGATGGTCAGTGCGCACGCCGAGTGTGGCGGGCACGTACATCTACGCATCTGAGCATGTGCCTCTCTGTGTTCCAGAGCCCGCTCTTAGGCGATGTCGCGTTATTGACTCATTTCGTGTCCGCTtccccttttccctcctcccGTGTGGAGTTGACTCCCGTGTGAATCTTAACAATGTTAAGAACGGATGACAGAAGCGGGGCTGTGACCCCTCCTGTTGTGCGCTGCCTTTGCCTAGAGGACTTGCATAGAAGCGTGCTTTCCGTTCTGAGTGCTCTTTTTCCCGTGAAACAGACTTGGGAGTATCAAGAACGCTGGGTGCACCACACACAGTTCATAGAGAGGAAAGACGTGGTTCACAGCTACTACTACCTCTACTGCGTACGCTGGAGCATCCCGACCGCTATGAGACCCATGCTACAAGTCTCCGCCTCTGCCTACTTCACCGTCAAGATCACCAAAAACAAACCTCCAGTAAGCTCTTCCTTTTCTGCCCTGTTCACGTCGTTGAGACTCCAATGAGAACGGAGACCTCTCTTGTCAAGGTCATCgatgacctcttttttttttttcggtacACCTTAATGGTTTTACAAACTAGTTCTCAACGGTTCCTTCTGTCCTCATCTTGCCTGGCCAATCTGTAGCACTTGCCCTGGCTGCGCACTCCTTTCTTCAGGAAGTGTTCCATTTGGCTGCTAGAACACCATACTATCCTGGCCTTGCGCCCGCCTCACCGACCATTCCTTCTCAGTCTCTCCTGGCCTCGAGCCTCTCCTCTAGACTCATTTCCTTGGGGATCTTATGGTCTCCGGGCTCCAAATGCCACCTCTAGCTTACgattcccaaatttatatctccagcccagacctctgCCACTGTTTAACACACATCTCACTTCTTGTATCCCAAACTGAACTTGCCATTTTCCCTTCCCAACCTGACCTACCTGCAGACATCTCATCTCGGTTCACGGCCCACATCCTTGGCATCACCTTTGACTTTCGCATCCCTGATGCAACACACTGGGAAGTCCTGTTGGCCCTATCTTCAGAAACAGGTCCTGAATCCAACAATTTCTTACCACTCCACTTTTACCACCTTGGTGCAAGACCCCATCGACTCTTACCAAGAGTATTTCAATGGCCTTctaactggtctctctgcttccacccTTGCCCTCGTCGTGTATCTTTTCAACCCAGCGGCCGCCAGAGTGAGCCTTGGGAGATGAATTTATGTCACTCCTCTGTTTACaatgtgtttctcaaacttccaaGCACATGCAAATTAATGGGGGATCTTGTCGAAAGAAGGTTccgattcagcaggtctggggtagggccgGAGATTACTAACAAGATCCTAGGCGGTGCTGATGCCACAGGTCCACAGAGCACAATTTGAGTATTGAGGGCCTACAAGGCCTTGCGTGACCTAGTCCCttgttatttctgcttttttccctctcctccttctcctcctcctcctccctcagttACTCTCCTCTAGCTACTGTGATCTTGCTATTCTTTAACAATCCGGGTATAGTCCCGCCTCTGCGCCtctgcatttgctgttccctccGACTGGACCGCTCTCCCCTTGGTATGTGCATATCCTGCTCTCACCTCCTAGACCACACTTTGTAACACTTTATTACCTTCTGATAGTCTACGTAATTTATTATCTTGTTCTGGCCTGCTCCCCCTACCAGAATGTGAGTTCCACAAAGGCAGGAATGTTTGTCTTGCTGTAAAACGAGGCCTGGCaaacagtaggcactcagtaaatacttgaagGAATGACTGCCTGCAGCCACCATGTAGACGATGAATATGAAATATTGATAGCTAGTGTGAAAGGAGTTAAAATAACACCCATGAATCTAGGGCTCGGGTCATCAGAGGAGCAGGGCTGGTACCAAGCATAATGCCCGGAACACAGCAcacataaaaatgtcatttctccCCTTGTCTTCCATCCTTTCACAGAAGTTATCTGAGGCTTCGTCTGACTCTCAAGCTTTATATATGGCTACACAGTGAGCCAACTATGTCTTATGTTTATCCTAGCCTAGTACAAACTTACCTATTTGAACCTGCAGTAATGTAAAAAGGTAAAGTAGGTGgagctctcccttcccctggTCATATATCCTGCCATCAGCTGTCTTGCTAAGTGGCAAGGTTGGAGATTGGAAAGGAAGGCTGGTGGAGGTAAGTAAGACCATGATCAGTGCCCATGCACTGAGTGCTTAGGAGAAGGGCTCTTGATTAGAATTCCAAGTATAATTTTGGAAGGGAGAATGGGTGGGGGCCACTGAGACAATTTTTACACCCTACATTTTTATGTGGCTTTAAAAACGTTTTCCAACTTGTTTACCTATATTACTTCGTTCTTACTCTATTCCTAAGAGGGAAATACGGCCAACTGAGTAAAGTGGAACATGTAGAGAAGGTAAATGACTATTCATGAAGAACACAAGCCTGTTCTgacttgttttcaatttttatggaGATTCTTTAGGTTATTTGTTGCCAAAAAGATCTTTTGGGGAACAGAGATTTGAAGTGACAAAGAACCGATAGACATCCCAATAAGGAGGGTAAATTCTAGAAACTTAAGAGTACACATATATGGACAAGGGTAGGGATGGAAGGAATTATGAGTTGGTATGGTTGGTCTAGGCTAACAGTTGCCCTTTTCTCTCTTAGGATATGCCCATTGAGGTCTCTTACGTCTTTGAGGGCCATTCATTAGTTCACAGGTAACGAACAgttggaggctttttttttttctcataatctctacccccaacgaGGCTAGAACTCAACatctcgagatcaagagtctcatgctctactgactgagccacctaggcgcccctagagacttacttttaaaaaggtgGTGGGAAAAGGTCATCACACCCCAGGAACTTAGCAGGCCCATAGCCACAGATAACTCACGTAATGgttacttttcttctttgaaccaCCTACCCCATTACGATGGGCTGAAAGTAGGATTCTGCCCTTGTTctagaaaaacttttttaatggcTTGGTTTTCAGCAATTAGAAACTTGAGGACTAGTTGCTGAAGTAGGGTGGGAACAAAGTGGGTCATGTCTGTTGTGTCTATGGGAAACTTCACAATCACATGGAAGTAAGTCCTATATAACAATCTTTTATTTGTACAGGACCTCTTTTAAAGAATCTTTCCATATCAACTCAACGCTTTTACTGATTGGGTCTATGGAATAGTGACAAccttcattccccacccccaaaagactTTTTGCTTACTAGGAATGTAACAGAATAAACAGGGAATCCCTGtctcaatgttttgttttattttaaaaggttttagtatgtttgtttttcttcctctgcagaCCAGGAATGACTCGCTTTCGAGAAAAATGGCTGAGGGACATTACTGAGGCCAAAAGTATTTTAATGGAGTCAATTGCCTTCTAATTCAATGGTGTCTAATTCCTATAGAATGTTTTAGGATTGGATTTCTAATCACAATGTATTAAAAATACGATACTGCACATCAAACCAcagaatgtttattgaataataaACTTTTGGCAAACAAtccaactgtatttttttttttgcattcattcattttccatttgGCAACTTCCATCACATTAGCAGAGTAACCAGTaagttgttttccattttctaaatGGTTTTTCCCATCACTACCTGTATCACGTAGTCTTAACAGGTATAGAAGCCAAGTTTAGAGATTTGTAAAATTCACCTGTCAGACTAAACGGAGATGGACACTTGGCTGCTTGTTCCCCCATATGAGCCCAATTCTCTAGTGCACACATACCTCTTTATGGGCATaactggggaaaagaaaagtggTGGTAGTTCTACAGCTCATAATATTTCCCTACTCACAGACCCCTTCCTTCACTTAAGTGAGTAAGTTAAATAATACATTCGGAAACTCTGAAACCGGGCATGCCGCCTACCGCAATACAGCATCACAACCGTGATGGCAACAGGGTGGCCTGAGGACAGGAGGCAATAAAACAGGGAATGTTCGCTAGCCACCCTTACTTTGTCTTCTTCCCAGCCTAACACCAGATCATCACTTGTTCTTGCCATCCCTATGAGGCTGTCTTACCCGGCTGTAAAGTTTTAAAACACCAAAGACAAGATAGCATTACAGGTGATTACTTACAAGTACGTCAGAATACGTATTTACGTAGATAAGCACTGGAAGGGAACACAGAATACTAAAGGCAATTGATGTGGTAAGACTGTgggtaatatttttcttctttttttaactcttacGTTTGTGCAACAGATACAAAAGGAGGGAAGATCTGATCAGAACAACAGGCAAGGAGGTGGAAAACTAGATAAGTCTCCCtgaagaataaaacataaatttcaaACACAACACCCCTCCTATTTGATTTATGGCTCAGATGACTAAGCACAGTTTGAAGCAGTAACTCTCATGagctcaaaataaaatacttttagcccttttcttcttccctcctcttccccaaagAATACGCTACTGAAGCTGTTCTTTGGTAGATCTTTCCTGAACAAACCCCtggtgaaagaaatgaaaagttctgaaatacattaatatatttttttcatttagtcaaCAAGCATTTGTTGACTATCTAGTCTGTGGAGGAGACAGGAGAATCCAATAAAAATCCACAATAATCCTAGATCAGAGCTGTTGCATTTAAACTACCTTGCCTACTGAAAGTAAGAGTGTCAACTCATTCAGTCTCTAGGaaccagtaataaaaaataatgttcttaGAGAACAAAATTCTTGAGTAGGGATTATAAATTTCGGTTTTATTACACAGGAAGTAAATGGATTACACCTCATAAATTTGGAAACTtagtttccttttgtcttttggaAGTAAGAGATTTACTAGGTTAGGCAGCGGCAACAACGATAAACAGAAATCACTTCAGATTCAGGGGTCATAAATGTTGCTACACGCCAAATGGTTTAGCTGTGGGTTAAAGGTAGATACTTTCCTAGAATATATGTTAGATAGTAAAACTTTTCATCTATACTTTGAAATACGACtgccttattttaaaactttggaaaaaaacacTTTCAACTATTACAAGGAGAAAGGGCATTTTATAAGCTCAGAGTTAGAACTTCCCCATCCCCCAGGTAATTTAAATTTATCCTAGACACATAACAACACAGctcaaaacaaacttaacaaAAACAGCCAAAACTTCCCTTGTCCCCTTTCCCCTTCACTCTTGTGACCTAACAACTCAAACTGAACAAAATAACGGAAGAAAAAGATCATGAACTAGTCCcagaattttccatttctcccaAACTTAAAAGTCAACAGTAGCCATAAAAAGTGGTAAAGTGAGGAGTTCTATACAAAGTTAAACTGAATGACAgatgtaaaaaataaactgaaaggtttaacaatgtttaaaataaaatatgcttattaCACAAAGGACAGACTTAAAATACGTTTACTATCATTTTAGCTTCATCCTTACGAAACAACGATGTTAAAAACAAtacttcattaaattttttcctaTGAAACTCCTAACTGCAGTGGACTCCCATTCATTTCCAGTATTCAAATAATGACCTAAGCACAACTTAGATGGAAATAATGTACTCACACTGGCACAACAGTAGACTTCCTAACATTTTATACTCGGAAGAACCATTTTTAAGTAAACctttaagaatttaaaacactAATGTTCACGTCTTCAACTCAGTACGTCTGTGGGTTAGTTTGCTTTTTGGCTTGTTTGTTGGATTTGGGGATAGAGAGGTAGggactgaaaacaaaatacattatttccAGGGCGGACTATGTATTATACAGGTCAATTTTCAAATTCCAGGTTTCCTCTTTTCAGCAATGCCTTCATCTTATTAACACAAGTGGCCTCCCGTATGTTTCTATCAAGACCATTTATAACACATTCAACAGAGAGAAGTGATTAATTTCCCACAAGTTCAGTTGCAGTGGGGGTAGGGGtaagggtggagggtgggcacGATGTAGAGCTAAGAGTAGCACTGGCCCATGGTGTGAGAGTTAAGTTTCTTGTCTTATTGACACTTCCTCTCAATGCCACCTCCCCGAATACAGTATGATCTCATTCGTAATTTGGATTTTTAAACCAGAAAGTTATTACGGTCAATCCAAAAATAACCCAAAGATCTTGCTAAAATTATATCAATAAGCAGCTTTTTATTGAAGGactaaaagaattaaatagaaGGCACAGTAGCACTGTaaagctttttcatttttcagatcaTAATAAtctttttgtatgtatatgtggaacccagacttttttttgttgttaaaaatgtCTGCTGAACCATCAGAAAATCCTTATTTGTCATCTTTCCCTTTAGTTTTTCGGTATACCATCTCTCGAAAACTGGCCAgaatcttgttttctctctttcgcCTCTCTTCTTGGTTAAAGGACGCCAGGGCTCTCTTCTCATCAGCACTATAGATCTGGTTCTCTTTCCGCAGTCGCACGGCCTCCATTCGGCGATGCCtggagataattttatttttggcttaaTTTCTCAGTAATTATTCTTAGAGTACTTCCCCACTAATCCTGTCTTAATACAGAGAGGCCTAGTGAAAAAACTGACCGACAGAAATTGTTTTGGTCATGGGTCGGATTTTCAAAAGATCATTCATTTTATCTGCCGATGTGTCCTTTGATTCATTTGTAGTATTCAAATAATGATCTGATGCTCTGTCAACATCACGAAGGTTATCAACTTCAAATTCTAAGGGCgtaaaaacaaccaaaactaGCAAACTATTAAACTTCCTAtgtgatatgtggaatttaccTTTGGGGAACTGACAGTAAGACAGAAGAAAGATTTAACTTGTCATCGATCAGGTGGAACTTCCTCAGGGTTCTAATTTATCACACAATCAAAAGAACCAGGTCTAATACTACAATAGAATTTGAGGAATTTCGTGAGTGGATTTAATAACTTCCTTAGAATCCAGCAGCAGCTCAAAGAAGGGATTTAGCACAAGGGCCAAATAAGGAACATGGGGGGCCGGGGCTGAGGGAAACTATTGTATCATCTTCAAAAGGTCTCCTTGCTTAGAGAGAAAACTTCAAGAAACtcttttatgtatatgtaaacCAACCCTACACAATCGGTTTGCGATCAGGCTTGAGCTATGtctagaaaaata
This region of Felis catus isolate Fca126 chromosome X, F.catus_Fca126_mat1.0, whole genome shotgun sequence genomic DNA includes:
- the AKAP14 gene encoding A-kinase anchor protein 14 isoform X2, encoding MRSVRKKKMVGTKRVTIQEKTDVTESSRHQKTDTEDSSNVNELALEIVKRAIAAAIKFVEESKNPIKNIQWLTHGEFTAEKGRRQIEKFVLTWEYQERWVHHTQFIERKDVVHSYYYLYCVRWSIPTAMRPMLQVSASAYFTVKITKNKPPDMPIEVSYVFEGHSLVHRPGMTRFREKWLRDITEAKSILMESIAF
- the AKAP14 gene encoding A-kinase anchor protein 14 isoform X3 is translated as MEMKKKMVGTKRVTIQEKTDVTESSRHQKTDTEDSSNVNELALEIVKRAIAAAIKFVEESKNPIKNIQWLTHGEFTAEKGRRQIEKFVLTWEYQERWVHHTQFIERKDVVHSYYYLYCVRWSIPTAMRPMLQVSASAYFTVKITKNKPPDMPIEVSYVFEGHSLVHRPGMTRFREKWLRDITEAKSILMESIAF